Proteins from one Triticum aestivum cultivar Chinese Spring chromosome 7A, IWGSC CS RefSeq v2.1, whole genome shotgun sequence genomic window:
- the LOC123153478 gene encoding 12-oxophytodienoate reductase 1, with the protein MVAKEAIPLLTPHRMGRFELSHRVVLAPLTRCRSYANVPQPHAAAYYSQRATKGGLLIAEATGVSATAQGYPETPGIWTQQQVDAWKPIVDAVHRKGALFFCQIWHVGRVSTNDFQPDGQAPISSTDKQITPDAESGMVYSKPRQLQTDEIPLIVDDFRRAARNAVEAGFDGVEIHGAHGYLLEQFMKDSSNDRTDEYGGSLENRCRFAVEVIDAIVHEIGADRVGIRLSPFVDYMDCFDSDPHALGMYMVQQLNKHQGFVYCHMVEPRMAIVDGRRQIPHGLLPFRKAFNGTFIAAGGYDREEGNKVVADGYADLVAYGRIFLANPDLPKRFELDSPLNKYDRNTFYTQDPVIGYTDYPFLEGGSNAE; encoded by the exons ATGGTGGCCAAGGAGGCGATCCCGCTGCTGACGCCGCACAGGATGGGCCGGTTCGAGCTCTCCCACCGGGTGGTGCTCGCGCCGCTCACGCGCTGCCGCTCCTACGCCAACGTCCCGCAGCCGCACGCCGCGGCCTACTACTCGCAGCGGGCCACCAAGGGCGGCCTGCTCATCGCCGAGGCCACCGGCGTCTCCGCCACCGCGCAGGGGTACCCGGAGACCCCCGGCATCTGGACGCAGCAGCAGGTCGACGCCTGGAAGCCCATCGTCGACGCCGTCCACCGCAAGGGCGCTCTCTTCTTCTGCCAGATCTGGCACGTCGGAAGGGTCTCCACCAACG ATTTCCAGCCAGATGGACAGGCGCCGATCTCCAGCACTGACAAGCAGATAACACCTGATGCTGAGTCCGGCATGGTCTACTCCAAGCCCCGACAGCTTCAAACGGACGAGATACCGCTGATTGTCGATGACTTCAGACGTGCTGCCCGGAATGCCGTCGAGGCGGGGTTCGACGGCGTGGAGATCCACGGGGCACACGGGTACCTATTGGAGCAGTTCATGAAAGACAGCTCTAATGATCGCACCGACGAGTACGGTGGCAGCCTCGAGAACCGGTGCCGCTTTGCGGTGGAGGTAATTGATGCTATAGTCCATGAGATTGGTGCGGATCGCGTAGGCATCAGGTTGTCTCCATTCGTGGACTACATGGACTGCTTCGACTCGGACCCACATGCACTTGGGATGTACATGGTACAACAGCTCAACAAGCATCAAGGGTTTGTCTATTGCCACATGGTAGAACCCCGGATGGCAATTGTGGATGGTCGCAGACAAATACCCCACGGGCTTCTGCCATTCAGGAAAGCATTCAACGGCACTTTCATTGCCGCTGGAGGGTATGATCGAGAGGAAGGCAACAAAGTGGTGGCCGACGGCTATGCTGATCTCGTTGCTTATGGGAGGATCTTTCTAGCTAATCCAGATTTGCCAAAGAGATTCGAGCTCGACTCACCATTGAACAAGTACGACCGTAACACTTTCTACACGCAAGATCCTGTCATTGGCTACACAGATTATCCTTTCCTTGAAGGCGGCTCGAATGCCGAGTAG
- the LOC123150470 gene encoding pentatricopeptide repeat-containing protein At3g29230 has protein sequence MQPRTLPRGRAAVLRAVTGCRGRREEQALHCLVCKLGLASDVVLATALLVRYGKRGLLAPAQRLFDEMPRRDAVAFNAMLAALGASGRADDARRLFDRMPEPDRTPASWNTLLTCYCRAGDLASARAVFEASLRAATSSVVSWNAMVDGYCKAGRMDAARELFDRMGSSLRDVVTYNTMMAGYLRRGDPAAAIAMFRRLTQEGDQETPRPTAVTIATVVTACTQVGDFGFGRAVHLSARQLLGTSPDAVLSNALMDMYFKCGSVDRALEVFSAMPPGAPNLFCWNTVIAGLGRNGRGEDAVRAFRDMVEASKKNNEVKPDSVTFVALLSACSHSGLVAEGRALFGEMLPAHGVAPGAEHYGCMVDLLCRAGLLGEAVRLVRTMPVRPNAKVLGCLLLHARGSGDGVAASEWAAGRIAELDGRDGAAYGLSNLYASLQRWDHVERHRSSAAVASGKEPGRTSYDPHAR, from the coding sequence ATGCAGCCGAGGACGCTCCCGCGCGGCCGCGCCGCCGTCCTGCGCGCGGTCACGGGATGCCGCGGCCGCCGCGAAGAGCAGGCCCTCCACTGCCTCGTCTGCAAGCTCGGCCTCGCCTCCGACGTCGTGCTGGCGACCGCCTTGCTCGTCCGCTACGGCAAGCGCGGCCTCCTGGCTCCGGCCCAGCGGCTGTTCGACGAGATGCCGCGCAGGGACGCGGTCGCCTTCAACGCCATGCTGGCCGCGCTCGGCGCCTCGGGTAGGGCGGATGACGCGCGGAGGCTGTTCGACCGAATGCCGGAGCCGGACAGGACCCCCGCGTCGTGGAACACCCTGCTCACGTGCTACTGCAGGGCCGGCGACCTCGCCTCCGCCAGGGCAGTCTTCGAGGCGAGCCTGCGCGCGGCGACGAGCAGCGTCGTGTCGTGGAACGCCATGGTCGACGGGTACTGCAAGGCCGGGCGGATGGACGCTGCACGGGAGCTGTTCGACCGGATGGGCTCATCACTGCGGGACGTCGTCACCTATAACACGATGATGGCCGGGTACTTGCGCCGGGGAGACCCAGCCGCCGCCATCGCGATGTTCCGCCGGCTGACGCAGGAGGGGGATCAGGAGACGCCGAGGCCCACCGCGGTCACCATTGCCACCGTGGTGACGGCTTGCACGCAGGTGGGGGACTTCGGCTTTGGCCGGGCGGTCCATCTCTCCGCCCGGCAGCTGCTGGGGACGAGCCCCGACGCCGTGCTGAGCAACGCCCTCATGGACATGTACTTCAAGTGCGGGAGCGTGGACCGCGCGCTCGAGGTCTTCAGCGCCATGCCGCCCGGCGCGCCCAACCTCTTCTGCTGGAACACGGTGATCGCGGGGCTGGGCAGGAACGGCCGCGGCGAGGACGCCGTCAGGGCGTTCCGCGACATGGTCGAGGCGAGCAAGAAGAACAACGAGGTGAAGCCGGACTCGGTGACGTTCGTGGCGCTCCTGTCGGCGTGCAGCCACTCGGGCCTGGTGGCCGAGGGCCGGGCGCTCTTCGGCGAGATGCTGCCGGCCCACGGGGTGGCTCCCGGGGCGGAGCACTACGGCTGCATGGTGGACCTGCTGTGCCGCGCGGGGCTGCTCGGCGAGGCCGTGCGGCTCGTGCGGACGATGCCCGTCCGCCCCAACGCCAAGGTCCTGGGGTGCCTGCTGCTCCACGCGCGCGGCTCGGGGGACGGCGTCGCGGCGAGCGAGTGGGCGGCGGGGCGGATCGCGGAGCTGGACGGCCGCGACGGCGCCGCGTACGGGCTGTCCAACCTGTACGCGTCGCTGCAGAGGTGGGATCACGTCGAGAGGCACCGGAGCAGCGCGGCCGTGGCGAGCGGTAAGGAGCCTGGACGGACCAGCTACGATCCGCATGCGCGCTAG